Within Bacteroidota bacterium, the genomic segment ATAGCAAATCATGTATAATTATTATGAAAAACAATACTATAATTAAAGCGAATGAAAGAGGGTTTGCCGACCACGGTTGGTTACAATCATTTCACAGTTTCAGCTTTGCAAATTATTATGATGCTGAAAAAATTAATTTCGGTGCATTGCGTGTTTTGAATGATGATACTGTTGCAGCAGGAATGGGTTTCGGAACGCATCCGCATGATAACATGGAAATAATAAGTATTCCATTGGAAGGAGATTTGGAACATAAAGACAGCATGGGAAATGTAACTGTTATTAAAAATGGCGACATTCAAGTGATGAGTGCAGGAACCGGTGTACGTCATAGTGAATACAACAGGAATAAAAATGCACAAGTAAAATTTTTACAGATATGGATTATTCCAAATAAAAGAAATGTGCAGCCTCGTTATGATCAGATTACATTGAATGCGGCGGATAGAAAAAATAAATTGCAACAAATTATTTCGCCTGATGCAAATGGTGCTGGTGTATGGATTAATCAAGATGCATGGTTTAATCTGGGGAAATTTGATGCGGGGAAAAGTGTGGAATATAAAATTCATAAAACAATAAATGGACTTTATGCATTTATACTAAGCGGTGAGATTTCTTTAAACGAAAATATATTACAGCGAAGAGATGCAATTGGTATCACTGATATAGAAACCATAAATATAAAAGCACTAACAGACGATGCAGAAATTTTGTTGATAGAAGTGCCGATGACGACTTATTAAATTAATTCAGTTAATAAAAAAGAATATTATTATGACAACAACAGCAAGTAAAACACAATGGATGGCTGATACTGCACATTCAGAAGTAGGCTTTAAAGTAAAGCACATGATGATTACAAATGTGCGTGGAAAATTTGAAGACTATGATGTTTCTTTAACTACAGAAGGGGAAGATTTTTCCACTGCAGAAATTAAATTTACTGCAAAAACTGCTTCGGTGAATACAAGTGCAGAAGCAAGAGATACACATTTGCGCAGTGCAGATTTTTTTGATTCAGACAAATATCCTGAAATGAAATTTGTAAGCACACAAATTGAAAAAATGGATGAAGGAGATTTTGTTTTAACCGGAGATCTTACAATTAAAGACATCACCAAATCTGTAAAATTAGATGTGGAGTTTGGCGGTATCTTAAAAGATCCGTGGGGAAATGATAAAGCAGGATTTGTAATTACAGGAAAAATTTATCGTAAAGACTGGGGATTAAATTGGAATGCAGCTTTAGAAGCCGGTGGTGTTTTGGTGGCAGAAGATGTGAAGTTGAATATTGATATTCAGTTTACAAAAAATAAAGAACAAGTGAATTAATTTTTAAGGGTTAAAAGAAGAAAGCCTTTACTACGAAAGTGGTGAAGGTTTTTTTATTTGGCTATTAGCAATTGGCCGTTAGCAATTTGCTGAACAACTATAACTATTGACATAGAACATTGACTTTTTAAATTGACAATTGATAGTTGACAATTGACAATGAAAAAAAGCTCATCACTGATTAAATGGCTATTAGCAATTGGCCGTTAGCTGTTGGCGAAAAAACATTGACTATTGACTAAAAAAGTTTCGGGTTTCATGTTTCGGGCTTCAGGTTAAAAAACATCACTCATCACTGATTATTCATCACTGATTTTTTCTGTTCACCACTCACCACTCACCATTCACTAACCAAAAAAACAAATATCGTGGATACAAAAAATTTAAACCTGTTTTAAACAATTTGGGCTAAAAAATTATTTATATAGTGAACCCAAATAAAAATAAACATTATGGCTGCTAAAAAAACAAAAACTACAAAAACCGAAAAAAGTCAAGTTGCTACTACGCTTAAAGATTTTTTTATAGATGCACTAAAAGACATCTACTGGGCTGAAAATGCTCTGGTAAAATCATTGCCGAAAATGTATGATAATGCCACTGACATTAAATTAAAAACTGCTATCAAAGATCATTTAGCGCAAACAAAAGAACATGTTGTCAGATTAGAGCAAGTGTTCAAATCATTAGGGAAAAAGGCCGAAGGAAAAAAATGTTTGGCAATGGATGGTTTGATAAAAGAAGGCGATGAAATAATGGAGGAAACCGCAGAAGGTCCGGTACGTGATGCAGGCATCATTGCAAGCGCACAAAAAGTAGAACATTATGAGATTGCCACTTACGGAACATTAGCCGCATTTGCCAAAACTTTAAATGAAAGAACAGCTTTGGATTTATTATTAAAAACCTTAGGAGAAGAAAAAAAATCAGATACTTTATTGAGTTATATCGCCGATACTAATTTAAATTCTCAGGCTGTTGGTGGTAAATTAAAATCCAAGGCATTAAAGGCTGTTTAAATCTCATTACTTACTAAAGAAAAATTATTATGAAAATAAATGAAAAAGAACCCTTTGAAGATGGGGCCAATCCTAAACAGGAACAATTAGGAAAATTTACAACGGATAATCAAGGTGAATTTTTAACCACTGATCAAGGACTAAAAATTAATGATGATCAAAATTCATTAAAGGCCGGTGATAGAGGCGCAACACTACTTGAAGATTTTATACTCCGTGAAAAAATAACACACTTCGATCATGAAAGAATTCCGGAAAGAATTGTACATGCAAGGGGTTCAGGTGCGCACGGTGTTTTCGAATTATATAAGCCAATGGCAAAATATACCAAAGCAAAATTTCTGAATGATACATCAATAAAAACACCGGTGTTTGTCCGTTTCTCTACAGTTGCAGGATCCAGAGGATCTACAGATATGCCTCGTGATATCCGTGGCTTTGCAGTAAAGTTTTATACACAAGAAGGAAACTATGACCTGGTAGGAAATAATACGCCGGTATTTTTTATTCAAGATGCTTCCAAGTTCCCTGATTTGGTGCATGCAGTAAAACCGGAACCGCATAACGAAATTCCACAAGCAGCATCAGCACATGATACGTTTTGGGATTTTATTTCACTGATGCCCGAAGCTATGCATAATATTATGTGGTTAATGAGCGATCGTTCTATTCCAAGAAGCTTACGAATGATGGAAGGTTTCGGTATTCATACATTTCGCTTTATAAATGAAAAAGGAGTTTCGCATTTTGTAAAATTTCATTGGAAACCATTGCAAGGTGTATTGGGATTAGCTTGGGATGAAGCGCAAAGAATTGCAGGAAAGGATACTGATTTTCATCGCAGAGATTTGTGGGAAGCAATAGATGAAGGGCATTATCCCGAATGGGAATTAGGTGTGCAAATAGTGCCTGAAAAAGATGAACATAAATATCCGTTTGATTTATTAGATCCTACGAAAATAATTCCGGAAGAAATGGTACCTGTTGAAATTATTGGAAAGATGACCTTGAATAGAAATCCGGATAATTTCTTTGCGGAAACAGAACAGGTTGCTTTTCATCCCGGGCATTTAGTACCCGGAATTGATTTCACCAACGATCCTTTATTACAAGGTAGATTATTCTCTTATACCGATACACAAATTTCAAGATTAGGTGGGCCTAATTTTCATGAAATTCCAATTAATAAATCTATTCCTGATGTAACTAATCATCAACGTGATGGCATGCATAGAATGCAAATTAATAAAGGAAAGGTTTCCTACAATCCTAACTCAATTGGTGGAGGTTGTCCGTTTCAGGCAATGATGTCAGAAGGTGGATTTAATTCTTATGAAGA encodes:
- a CDS encoding pirin family protein gives rise to the protein MKNNTIIKANERGFADHGWLQSFHSFSFANYYDAEKINFGALRVLNDDTVAAGMGFGTHPHDNMEIISIPLEGDLEHKDSMGNVTVIKNGDIQVMSAGTGVRHSEYNRNKNAQVKFLQIWIIPNKRNVQPRYDQITLNAADRKNKLQQIISPDANGAGVWINQDAWFNLGKFDAGKSVEYKIHKTINGLYAFILSGEISLNENILQRRDAIGITDIETINIKALTDDAEILLIEVPMTTY
- a CDS encoding YceI family protein, which produces MTTTASKTQWMADTAHSEVGFKVKHMMITNVRGKFEDYDVSLTTEGEDFSTAEIKFTAKTASVNTSAEARDTHLRSADFFDSDKYPEMKFVSTQIEKMDEGDFVLTGDLTIKDITKSVKLDVEFGGILKDPWGNDKAGFVITGKIYRKDWGLNWNAALEAGGVLVAEDVKLNIDIQFTKNKEQVN
- a CDS encoding ferritin-like domain-containing protein, translated to MAAKKTKTTKTEKSQVATTLKDFFIDALKDIYWAENALVKSLPKMYDNATDIKLKTAIKDHLAQTKEHVVRLEQVFKSLGKKAEGKKCLAMDGLIKEGDEIMEETAEGPVRDAGIIASAQKVEHYEIATYGTLAAFAKTLNERTALDLLLKTLGEEKKSDTLLSYIADTNLNSQAVGGKLKSKALKAV
- a CDS encoding catalase, with translation MKINEKEPFEDGANPKQEQLGKFTTDNQGEFLTTDQGLKINDDQNSLKAGDRGATLLEDFILREKITHFDHERIPERIVHARGSGAHGVFELYKPMAKYTKAKFLNDTSIKTPVFVRFSTVAGSRGSTDMPRDIRGFAVKFYTQEGNYDLVGNNTPVFFIQDASKFPDLVHAVKPEPHNEIPQAASAHDTFWDFISLMPEAMHNIMWLMSDRSIPRSLRMMEGFGIHTFRFINEKGVSHFVKFHWKPLQGVLGLAWDEAQRIAGKDTDFHRRDLWEAIDEGHYPEWELGVQIVPEKDEHKYPFDLLDPTKIIPEEMVPVEIIGKMTLNRNPDNFFAETEQVAFHPGHLVPGIDFTNDPLLQGRLFSYTDTQISRLGGPNFHEIPINKSIPDVTNHQRDGMHRMQINKGKVSYNPNSIGGGCPFQAMMSEGGFNSYEERIDATKIRKRSKSFFDHFSQPELFYNSLNNHEKRHLQNAFSFELGKVKIVPIRQRMVNMLLEIDKELANIVADNLGLKTEKLSQPITGSIPADGKLEDYKSFKNKLPISSAPSLSMANKLPGDIKSRRVALLTADGVNDEAFTKIKKELSDLDAMVSVIAPNHGFVTTKSGDQYPIDESLLTATSVVFDAVYVAGGNNVKALSNQSAALHFIAEAFKHCKPIGADKDAVDLIKKAIPEIKLPADGVCTNEKIMDFVKDIKQHRFWERELNPVVPA